A window of the Microbacterium sp. AZCO genome harbors these coding sequences:
- the fmt gene encoding methionyl-tRNA formyltransferase produces MRLVFAGTPDAAVPSLRRLAASDHEIVAVVTRSDAPLGRKRVLTPSPVAQAAAELGLDIIKADRLDAATTDAVRALQPDLGVIVAYGGLVREPLLSLPGHGWINLHFSLLPRWRGAAPVQRALIAGDAETGAAVFQLVPELDAGDVFAELRLPVPDGATAADLLAELADRGAALVSDVVYGIAAGTAHASPQVGEPTLAPKLTLDDGRIRWDEPRDAVLSRIRGVTPEPGAHTTLADARLKVLAVAPAPTDAATLAPGEIVLVGRAVHAGTGSGPIVLERVQPAGKAAMAAADWWRGLRAEGSVIAS; encoded by the coding sequence ATGCGCCTCGTCTTCGCCGGGACCCCCGACGCCGCCGTTCCGTCGCTGCGCCGACTCGCGGCCTCCGACCACGAGATCGTCGCCGTCGTCACGCGCAGCGACGCTCCGCTCGGCCGGAAGCGCGTGCTGACGCCATCGCCCGTCGCGCAGGCCGCCGCCGAGCTCGGCCTCGACATCATCAAGGCGGACCGGCTGGATGCCGCGACGACCGACGCCGTGCGGGCGCTGCAGCCCGACCTCGGGGTCATCGTGGCCTACGGCGGGCTCGTGCGCGAACCTCTGCTGTCGCTGCCTGGCCACGGGTGGATCAACCTGCATTTCTCGCTTCTTCCCCGCTGGCGCGGGGCGGCCCCCGTGCAGCGAGCGCTCATCGCGGGGGACGCCGAGACGGGAGCCGCTGTCTTCCAGCTGGTGCCCGAGCTCGACGCGGGTGACGTCTTCGCCGAACTGCGCCTCCCCGTGCCGGACGGCGCGACGGCGGCCGACCTCCTCGCCGAGCTCGCCGACCGCGGCGCGGCGCTTGTGAGCGACGTCGTCTACGGCATCGCCGCCGGCACCGCGCACGCCTCACCGCAGGTGGGGGAGCCGACTCTCGCACCGAAGCTCACGCTGGACGACGGACGCATCCGCTGGGACGAGCCGCGGGATGCCGTGCTCTCGCGCATCCGCGGCGTCACGCCCGAGCCCGGCGCCCACACGACGCTCGCGGACGCGCGGCTGAAGGTGCTCGCCGTCGCGCCCGCGCCCACGGACGCCGCGACGCTCGCACCCGGCGAGATCGTGCTCGTGGGCCGCGCCGTCCACGCCGGCACGGGGAGCGGTCCGATCGTCCTCGAGCGCGTCCAGCCCGCCGGCAAGGCCGCGATGGCGGCAGCCGACTGGTGGCGCGGACTTCGCGCGGAGGGATCGGTGATCGCCTCATGA
- a CDS encoding primosomal protein N' — MTARPVARVLLDSPLPQLDRLFDYAIPPEWDRDATPGVRVRVPLRTAGRVVDGYLVERVEEEPGDRPLSELDAVVSPVPVLTPSLYALARRVADRAAGSASDILRLAIPKRMVRAEKAWISAPAPELPAVDAAALEWAGRVLAAYPGLAAGIDDSGRLALEAPARPAAVPGPDGSTLTIGAWAELLAAAAVHTLGGGRSAILVVPDHRDQAQLEAALASRVPEHALVRHDARQSSPARYAGFLRTLDPVPSIVIGSRSAVYAPVHAPGLVALWDDGDPLLSEPLTPGVHARDAGLVRQELDACALLFAGHTRTTDVERLVSLGWVRDVPPARRSSPRVVLSATREGESRGARVPSAAFAAAREALESGPVLVQVARPGYAPVLVCAECRRPARCAHCAGPLHAARPGAVPECGWCGRSANGWVCPHCASPRVRMASSGSERTADELGRAFAGTRVIVADGEHQVLRVDARPALVVATRGAEPIAEGGYRAVILLDGERMLLADDLRIGESALRWWMNAAALAAPGAPVHLVGVAGPVARALATWTPAAYARGELADRAPLRMPPAVRVAALDGPADAVRTAIATLREDVPELDADDVLGPVTGTERGARALVRFDYGQGARVAESLRSSVVADALRARKAAKGRAPGARNTLRVRVDLPDLDL; from the coding sequence GTGACGGCGCGCCCCGTCGCGCGCGTGCTGCTCGACTCGCCCCTCCCGCAGCTCGATCGCCTGTTCGACTACGCCATCCCGCCGGAATGGGACCGGGATGCCACCCCCGGCGTGCGGGTGCGCGTTCCGCTCCGCACGGCAGGGCGGGTCGTCGACGGGTACCTGGTCGAGCGTGTCGAGGAGGAACCGGGCGATCGTCCGCTCTCCGAGCTCGACGCCGTCGTGTCGCCGGTTCCGGTCCTGACCCCGTCGCTGTACGCGCTCGCGCGCCGCGTCGCCGACCGCGCGGCGGGATCCGCATCCGACATCCTGCGCCTCGCGATCCCGAAGCGCATGGTGCGCGCCGAGAAGGCGTGGATCTCGGCGCCCGCGCCGGAGCTCCCCGCCGTCGACGCTGCGGCGCTCGAGTGGGCCGGCCGGGTGCTCGCCGCCTACCCGGGCCTCGCGGCGGGCATCGACGATTCCGGCCGGCTCGCCCTCGAAGCCCCGGCGCGGCCTGCGGCGGTCCCCGGTCCCGACGGATCGACCCTGACGATCGGCGCGTGGGCCGAGCTGCTCGCCGCGGCCGCCGTCCACACGCTGGGGGGTGGCCGGAGTGCGATCCTCGTCGTTCCGGACCACCGCGACCAGGCGCAGCTCGAGGCCGCCCTCGCGTCGCGTGTGCCCGAGCATGCCCTCGTCAGGCACGATGCGCGGCAATCGTCGCCCGCGCGATACGCCGGGTTCCTCCGCACCCTCGACCCGGTGCCCTCCATCGTGATCGGCAGCCGGTCCGCCGTGTACGCGCCGGTCCACGCACCGGGCCTCGTGGCGCTGTGGGACGACGGCGACCCGCTCCTCTCCGAGCCGCTGACTCCCGGCGTGCATGCACGCGACGCGGGTCTCGTGCGGCAGGAGCTCGACGCGTGCGCCCTCCTCTTCGCCGGCCACACCCGCACGACCGACGTCGAGCGGCTCGTCTCGCTCGGGTGGGTGCGGGATGTGCCGCCGGCGCGTCGTTCGAGCCCCCGCGTCGTGCTCAGCGCCACGCGCGAGGGGGAGTCGCGGGGTGCCCGCGTCCCGTCGGCGGCGTTCGCCGCGGCCCGCGAGGCACTCGAGTCCGGGCCGGTGCTCGTGCAGGTCGCACGCCCCGGCTATGCCCCCGTGCTCGTGTGCGCGGAGTGCCGGCGCCCCGCGCGGTGCGCGCACTGCGCGGGCCCGCTCCACGCCGCTCGACCGGGCGCGGTCCCGGAGTGCGGATGGTGCGGACGCTCCGCCAACGGCTGGGTATGCCCGCACTGCGCCTCGCCGCGCGTGCGCATGGCGTCGTCGGGCAGCGAGCGCACCGCCGACGAGCTGGGCCGGGCCTTCGCCGGCACCCGCGTCATCGTCGCGGACGGCGAGCACCAGGTCCTGCGCGTCGACGCGCGCCCCGCCCTCGTCGTGGCGACCCGCGGCGCGGAGCCGATCGCCGAGGGCGGCTACCGTGCCGTCATCCTGCTGGACGGGGAGCGGATGCTGCTCGCCGACGACCTGCGCATCGGCGAGTCTGCGCTGCGGTGGTGGATGAACGCCGCGGCCCTCGCCGCACCCGGCGCACCGGTGCATCTCGTCGGCGTCGCGGGACCCGTGGCACGGGCCCTGGCGACCTGGACGCCCGCCGCCTACGCGCGCGGGGAGCTCGCCGACCGCGCGCCGCTGCGCATGCCGCCCGCCGTGCGCGTGGCGGCTCTCGACGGTCCTGCGGACGCCGTACGCACCGCGATCGCGACGCTCCGCGAGGACGTCCCCGAGCTCGACGCCGACGACGTCCTCGGACCCGTGACCGGCACGGAACGCGGCGCCCGCGCCCTCGTGCGCTTCGATTACGGCCAGGGTGCCCGCGTCGCCGAGAGCCTCCGCTCGTCGGTCGTCGCCGACGCGCTGCGCGCGCGCAAGGCCGCGAAGGGAAGGGCGCCGGGCGCCCGCAATACACTCAGAGTGCGGGTCGACCTGCCCGACCTCGACCTGTGA
- the metK gene encoding methionine adenosyltransferase — protein MTELRLFTSESVTEGHPDKICDQISDSILDAILREDPQGRVAVETLVTTGLVHVAGEVSTRAYVEIPAIVRDVVNRIGYTSSETGFDGESCGVSVSIGAQSSDIAAGVNKAFERREDGSEDPHDLQGAGDQGIMFGYATKETPQLMPMAIWTAHRIAERLAESRRSGALPFLRPDGKTQVTLGYDGQTPKTIESVVLSTQHHPDIPQDELRELVRAEVIDPVLAQTGLDFPSVNYYINPAGPFVTGGPKGDAGLTGRKIIIDTYGGAARHGGGAFSGKDPSKVDRSAAYAMRWVAKNAVAAGLADRLEVQVAYAIGKAKPVGLYVESFGTGHVADDVITGAIRDVFDLRPKAIIEHLDLLRPIYAQTAAYGHFGRELPDFTWERTDRVDELRSAAGL, from the coding sequence ATGACCGAGCTGCGCCTGTTCACCTCCGAGTCCGTCACGGAGGGGCACCCCGACAAGATCTGCGACCAGATCTCCGACAGCATCCTCGACGCCATCCTGCGCGAAGACCCTCAGGGCCGCGTCGCCGTCGAGACGCTCGTGACCACCGGCCTCGTGCATGTCGCGGGTGAAGTGTCGACGCGCGCCTATGTCGAGATCCCGGCGATCGTCCGCGACGTCGTGAACCGCATCGGCTACACGTCGAGCGAGACCGGCTTCGACGGGGAGTCGTGCGGCGTGAGCGTGTCGATCGGCGCGCAGTCGTCCGACATCGCGGCGGGTGTCAACAAGGCCTTCGAGCGCCGCGAGGACGGCTCGGAGGACCCGCACGACCTGCAGGGCGCCGGCGACCAGGGCATCATGTTCGGCTACGCCACGAAAGAGACGCCGCAGCTCATGCCGATGGCGATCTGGACGGCGCACCGCATCGCGGAGCGTCTCGCCGAGTCTCGCCGGTCCGGCGCGCTGCCGTTCCTGCGGCCCGACGGCAAGACGCAGGTGACGCTCGGGTACGACGGTCAGACGCCGAAGACGATCGAGTCGGTCGTGCTCTCGACGCAGCATCATCCCGACATCCCGCAGGACGAGCTCCGCGAGCTCGTGCGCGCCGAGGTCATCGATCCGGTGCTGGCGCAGACCGGCCTGGACTTCCCGTCGGTCAACTACTACATCAACCCCGCCGGCCCGTTCGTGACGGGCGGGCCCAAGGGCGATGCGGGGCTCACGGGCCGCAAGATCATCATCGACACCTACGGCGGCGCGGCACGGCACGGCGGCGGCGCGTTCAGCGGCAAGGACCCGTCCAAGGTCGACCGCTCGGCCGCGTACGCCATGCGCTGGGTCGCGAAGAACGCGGTAGCCGCGGGACTCGCGGACCGTCTCGAGGTGCAGGTCGCGTACGCGATCGGCAAGGCGAAGCCCGTCGGGCTCTACGTCGAGTCCTTCGGCACGGGCCATGTCGCCGACGACGTCATCACGGGCGCGATCCGCGACGTGTTCGACCTTCGCCCCAAGGCGATCATCGAGCACCTCGACCTCCTGCGCCCGATCTACGCGCAGACGGCGGCCTACGGCCACTTCGGCCGCGAGCTTCCCGACTTCACGTGGGAGCGCACCGACCGCGTCGACGAGCTGCGCAGCGCTGCGGGGCTGTGA